One region of Polynucleobacter sp. Adler-ghost genomic DNA includes:
- a CDS encoding MFS transporter, whose amino-acid sequence MSTSTKAAPMTAEERKVIFASSLGTVFEWYDFYLYGSLAAVIAKQFFSGLDAGSAFIFALLAFAAGFIVRPFGALVFGRLGDLIGRKYTFLVTILLMGGATFIVGILPNYASIGVAAPVILIALRMLQGLALGGEYGGAATYVAEHAPHGKRGAYTSWIQTTATLGLFLSLLVILFTREFTGADFDVWGWRIPFIASIALLAVSVYIRLSMNESPAFKKMKDEGKLSKAPLTESFGQWKNLKIVILALFGLVAGQAVVWYTGQFYALFYLTQVLKVDPKTANLLIAASLVIGTPFFVVFGSLSDKIGRKVIIMGGLLLAIILYIPNTPVSLFNGLTHFANPALEKAMVTAPASITADVNECTFQFNPTGTAKFTSSCDIAKQVMASNSASYTTIPGPAGGIAVVKIGEVEIQGYSAKGMAPADAKAKDAEFKKAIREALNAAGYPAKADPAAMNLPAILGLLVILVILVTMVYGPIAAMLVEMFPTRIRYTSMSLPYHIGNGWFGGLLPTISFALVAQNGNIYYGLWYPIIIAAMTLVIGVLFVKETKDVDIYAKD is encoded by the coding sequence ATGTCAACATCAACTAAAGCAGCCCCAATGACCGCTGAAGAACGCAAAGTTATTTTTGCTTCCTCTTTAGGTACGGTTTTTGAGTGGTACGACTTTTATCTTTACGGTTCATTGGCTGCTGTTATTGCCAAGCAATTCTTCTCTGGCTTAGATGCTGGCTCGGCCTTCATTTTTGCTTTGTTAGCTTTTGCTGCCGGCTTTATCGTTCGCCCATTCGGCGCGCTGGTATTCGGTCGTTTAGGCGATTTGATTGGTCGTAAGTACACCTTCTTAGTAACGATTCTATTGATGGGTGGTGCAACCTTCATCGTGGGTATTTTGCCTAACTACGCATCTATCGGCGTTGCTGCTCCTGTGATCTTGATCGCATTGCGCATGCTGCAAGGTTTGGCTTTGGGTGGTGAGTACGGCGGTGCTGCCACTTATGTGGCGGAGCATGCTCCTCACGGTAAACGTGGCGCATACACATCTTGGATCCAAACAACAGCTACTCTTGGCTTGTTCCTGTCCTTGTTAGTGATTTTGTTCACACGTGAATTTACTGGCGCAGACTTTGATGTCTGGGGTTGGCGTATTCCTTTCATCGCTTCTATCGCATTGTTGGCTGTTTCTGTTTACATTCGTTTGTCGATGAACGAATCACCAGCTTTCAAGAAGATGAAAGATGAAGGCAAGTTGTCTAAAGCACCTTTGACAGAATCATTCGGTCAATGGAAGAACTTAAAGATTGTGATCTTGGCATTGTTTGGTCTGGTTGCAGGTCAAGCGGTAGTTTGGTACACAGGTCAGTTCTATGCTTTGTTCTACCTCACTCAAGTATTGAAGGTAGATCCTAAGACTGCAAACTTATTGATTGCTGCTTCATTGGTAATCGGTACACCATTCTTTGTGGTTTTCGGTAGCTTGTCAGACAAGATTGGCCGTAAGGTCATCATCATGGGTGGTTTGTTACTCGCCATCATTCTGTACATCCCGAACACACCGGTTTCCTTGTTTAACGGCTTAACCCACTTTGCTAACCCAGCATTAGAAAAGGCAATGGTGACTGCACCAGCAAGCATTACTGCTGATGTGAACGAATGTACTTTCCAGTTCAACCCAACAGGTACTGCGAAGTTCACGAGTTCTTGCGACATTGCAAAGCAGGTGATGGCTTCTAACTCTGCAAGCTACACAACTATCCCTGGTCCAGCCGGTGGTATCGCTGTTGTGAAGATTGGCGAGGTAGAGATTCAAGGCTATTCTGCCAAAGGTATGGCTCCAGCCGATGCGAAAGCAAAAGATGCTGAGTTCAAGAAAGCCATTCGTGAGGCATTGAACGCGGCTGGTTACCCTGCAAAAGCTGATCCTGCTGCCATGAATCTTCCTGCAATTCTTGGACTCTTGGTGATCTTGGTGATTTTGGTAACCATGGTATATGGTCCAATCGCAGCGATGTTGGTTGAGATGTTCCCAACCCGCATTCGTTACACCTCAATGTCTTTGCCATACCATATTGGTAACGGTTGGTTCGGCGGCTTATTGCCAACG